One window of the Spea bombifrons isolate aSpeBom1 chromosome 8, aSpeBom1.2.pri, whole genome shotgun sequence genome contains the following:
- the LOC128503837 gene encoding NALCN channel auxiliary factor 2-like yields the protein MYPREDEAVLKICWEPRHSDKPCADSERAQRWRMSLASLLFFTVLLSNHLWLVSAGAKARGSFSFSLQPALGEQANSSMLSLQSFPWEGRGCWDNFLSNLTKSAAHSPHCTGARSSHLDYACTKLHYLQRHRGSLFPPSPQTSSTSWSNHPFSFSSKRNFLKAYFRNLTLSFCNTYTLLDLLLGMPNPDSLNCSLEKLMEDFAGAAAASSALLEGEVCSSCVQAYQRLDQHAQEKYEEFDFVLEKYLQAGEYSVRSCVGDCKPLSVMGHSGCCLLQQKATETMATKTACQKMQTPTPALQSAEPAICTRGEEGEEEKKGDTEEEN from the exons ATGTATCCAAGGGAAGATGAGGCCGTTTTAAAGATCTGCTGGGAACCTCGACACAGCGACAAACCGTGCGCCGACTCCGAGAGGGCTCAGAGATGGCGAATGTCCCTAGCCTCTCTCCTGTTCTTCACCGTCCTGCTGTCTAATCACCTCTGGCTGGTCTCCGCTGGGGCCAAAGCAAGAGGCAGCTTCTCGTTCAGCCTCCAGCCAGCCCTGGGGGAGCAGGCCAACTCCAGCATGCTGTCCCTCCAGAGCTTCCCATGGGAGGGCAGGGGGTGCTGGGACAACTTCCTAAGCAATCTGACCAAATCTGCTGCTCACAGTCCGCATTGCACTGGTGCCAGGTCCTCTCACCTGGATTATGCCTGCACCAAACTGCATTACTTGCAAAGACATCGAGGGTCTCTGTTTCCACCCTCTCCCCAAACCTCCTCCACCTCCTGGTCCAACCaccctttctctttttcctccAAGAGGAACTTTTTGAAGGCTTATTTTCGCAACCTCACCCTGTCCTTTTGTAATACTTACACCCTTCTGGATCTGCTGCTGGGCATGCCTAACCCCGACAGCCTGAACTGCAGCCTGGAGAAACTGATGGAGGACTTCGCaggggcagctgcagcttcttctgcCCTCCTTGAGGGTGAGGTGTGCAGTAGCTGTGTCCAAGCTTACCAGAGACTGGATCAACACGCTCAGGAAAAATACGAGGAGTTTGACTTTGTGTTGGAGAAATACCTGCAAGCTGGGGAGTACTCTGTGAGATCCTGCGTGGGGGACTGcaag CCTCTCTCTGTAATGGGCCACTCGGGCTGCTGCCTACTACAACAGAAAGCAACAGAAACCATGGCAACTAAAACCGCCTGCCAGAAAATGCAGACGCCAACTCCTGCATTGCAATCAGCAGAGCCTGCTATCTGTACCAGAGGGGAAGAGGGGGAGGAAGAGAAGAAGGGAGACACAGAGGAAGAAAActaa